The Nocardia arthritidis genome has a window encoding:
- a CDS encoding glycosyl hydrolase family 28-related protein, with translation MSRRDSRKGLGRRHLFAASLGAAAALPLAACGSSGSPASDFRSPHVTDAPAARNVRDFGAVGDGNADDTAAIAAAANVGDKPLVLYLPAGHYKVDKWPDMPDFATVLGDGGDVSLVLCTGDTTLINLHKRNRVRFSRLGFYLTSPKATAIQLDECFRCSFESVVIRGNHLSDNYPRFAQQRGIVLQGNTGGTSFIDCDINNFGFGLVTSCIQNYVTSSKFTSNYIGVLGTGNDHNAGLALTNVEFVSDEDPKTTDKHLVVDGAANDWWLTNVWFEGADTALSVGARDRGGPAQFGMVNCKVAARTMGLDLIYCRQPYLANVQFDRDLDHPPTELRIDAQGCPEGTAINLISSAADDIAPGVFPNEWHVLNRSGMHETRLTGTTIAMAGAGDADIFQARATDGSVRGAITSGGTWVSDRAENGIMLRDPKGGYWRITVGADGALKTSSLGAQRPRE, from the coding sequence ATGAGCCGCCGCGATTCCCGAAAAGGATTGGGGCGCAGACATCTGTTCGCCGCCTCGCTCGGCGCCGCCGCGGCGCTGCCCCTGGCCGCCTGCGGCTCATCCGGCTCTCCCGCGAGCGATTTCCGCTCGCCACACGTCACCGACGCGCCCGCGGCCCGCAACGTCCGGGATTTCGGCGCCGTGGGCGACGGCAACGCCGACGATACGGCCGCCATCGCCGCGGCCGCCAATGTCGGCGACAAACCGCTGGTGCTGTACCTGCCCGCGGGCCACTACAAGGTCGACAAATGGCCGGATATGCCCGATTTCGCAACGGTGCTCGGCGACGGCGGTGATGTGTCGCTCGTGCTCTGCACCGGCGACACCACGCTGATCAACCTGCACAAGCGCAACCGGGTGCGGTTCTCCCGGCTCGGCTTCTACCTCACCAGCCCGAAGGCCACCGCGATACAGCTCGACGAATGTTTCCGCTGCTCCTTCGAATCCGTGGTGATCCGCGGAAATCACCTCAGCGACAACTATCCTCGCTTCGCACAGCAGCGCGGCATTGTGCTACAGGGCAATACCGGCGGCACATCCTTCATCGACTGCGATATCAACAACTTCGGCTTCGGACTGGTCACCTCCTGCATCCAGAACTATGTGACCTCATCCAAATTCACCAGCAACTACATCGGCGTGCTCGGCACCGGCAACGATCACAATGCAGGATTGGCGCTCACCAACGTGGAATTCGTCTCCGACGAGGATCCGAAGACCACCGACAAACACCTCGTCGTCGACGGCGCCGCCAACGACTGGTGGCTCACCAATGTCTGGTTCGAAGGCGCCGATACCGCGCTCTCGGTCGGGGCGCGCGACCGCGGTGGCCCGGCGCAATTCGGCATGGTCAACTGCAAGGTGGCCGCGCGCACGATGGGCCTGGACCTGATCTATTGCCGCCAGCCCTATCTGGCCAATGTGCAATTCGACCGGGATCTGGACCACCCGCCCACCGAGCTGCGGATCGATGCACAGGGCTGCCCGGAGGGCACCGCCATCAACCTGATCTCCAGCGCCGCGGACGATATCGCGCCGGGCGTATTCCCGAACGAATGGCATGTGCTGAACCGGTCCGGCATGCACGAAACCCGGCTCACCGGAACCACGATCGCCATGGCCGGGGCCGGCGACGCCGATATCTTCCAGGCGCGGGCCACCGACGGTTCGGTGCGTGGCGCGATAACCTCCGGTGGCACTTGGGTTTCCGATCGCG